A genome region from Sphingorhabdus sp. SMR4y includes the following:
- a CDS encoding TonB-dependent receptor, producing the protein MNYLKTGTSLAVIAALGCTSARAQDAVGEEGNTGVTEIVVTATKRSSNLQDVPIAVQALGEETLDQLNVTVFEDYLQQLPGVTAGGGGPGQSTIYIRGLASTTPNLTTAGVAGLAPNVALYLDEQPVSQPGRNLDVYAADMERVEVLSGPQGTLFGASSQAGTVRLITNKPVIGQFQAKVSSGVAFTKSGDPSYNIEAMVNVPVTDRLAIRAVGYYDNKGGYIDNVAGTRSTAESARFRPAGTVRDNGVPVSGFREGFQAGDDLSGVNFILADNSALAEKNFNDTQYLGFRIAGKYEFSNDWNLTIAHARQGLDSDGVFFEDPTLDDLQIERFEEDEIKDDFSNTSWTLEGRLGALELVYTGAYTKRETTQRVDYSDYLFVGQYLPYYICDGSVSYPGGAPSGTCQAPNLRVDSRTETEVMTHELRFNTPADYPLRLTAGGFYSDLELLERNDFVYPGSTAIDLFGGSFPPNFSQPDAFSTDTSAYPAGVIFRNDVRRTDKQFGLFGEATYDISDQFAVTLGARYYDVEVDLEGSANSSFCNSSGVDENAFGTNISDLYDGDGSYTFIGTCNDALRQTFTEGQTVADIQAAGLSLSQAQQVFNALSAPDKAATDGFIFKANLTWTPTDDLLFYATYSEGFRPGLLNRPGGAQSPNGFTVPFALETDDVTNYEIGWKTSLFDNQLRFNGSAFFVDVQNLQTTIFDTSIVNLFFSDNAANAEIKGIEADVTIAPYSIDGLTVSAAFSILDTEITDVLTPTNDVIAGRSLAYAPSFQGNMRARYEWDVFGDWTAHIQPQVTHSASSATDIIEINRITLDSWTTFGLSAGLTDDSWSFEIFGENLTDKRAEISGSFVYDRARITVNRPLTVGARFSFAY; encoded by the coding sequence TTGAACTATTTAAAAACGGGCACATCGCTCGCGGTCATCGCAGCGCTGGGTTGCACATCTGCGCGAGCTCAGGATGCAGTCGGAGAAGAAGGCAACACAGGCGTAACAGAAATTGTCGTTACCGCGACAAAACGGAGTAGCAACCTTCAGGATGTTCCAATCGCGGTGCAGGCTCTGGGCGAAGAAACGCTCGATCAACTGAACGTAACCGTATTTGAGGACTATCTTCAGCAGTTGCCCGGCGTAACAGCCGGCGGCGGCGGGCCGGGCCAAAGCACGATTTACATCCGCGGCCTCGCATCAACGACACCCAATCTGACAACGGCCGGGGTCGCAGGACTTGCACCCAATGTGGCGCTCTATCTTGACGAACAGCCAGTGTCACAGCCTGGCCGGAATCTGGATGTTTACGCAGCGGATATGGAACGTGTGGAAGTGTTGTCCGGACCGCAGGGGACTTTGTTCGGGGCCAGCTCACAGGCCGGCACCGTGCGTCTGATCACGAACAAGCCTGTCATCGGGCAGTTCCAGGCCAAAGTGAGCTCTGGTGTTGCGTTCACGAAGAGCGGCGATCCGAGCTACAATATCGAAGCCATGGTCAATGTTCCGGTCACCGACCGTTTGGCAATCCGTGCTGTCGGCTATTATGACAACAAGGGCGGCTATATCGACAATGTTGCCGGCACGCGCAGCACCGCCGAAAGCGCGCGCTTCCGTCCCGCGGGTACAGTGCGCGACAATGGCGTTCCTGTCAGCGGTTTTCGCGAGGGTTTCCAGGCGGGCGATGATCTGAGCGGCGTCAATTTCATTCTGGCGGACAATTCGGCTCTGGCAGAAAAGAATTTCAACGATACGCAATATCTTGGATTCCGGATTGCAGGCAAATATGAATTTTCAAATGACTGGAACCTGACCATTGCCCATGCCCGCCAGGGACTGGATTCTGATGGTGTTTTCTTTGAGGATCCGACACTGGATGACTTGCAGATCGAACGCTTCGAAGAGGATGAAATCAAGGATGATTTCAGCAACACGAGCTGGACTCTGGAAGGCCGTCTTGGCGCACTGGAACTGGTTTACACCGGCGCTTATACCAAGCGTGAAACGACGCAGCGGGTCGATTATTCCGACTATCTGTTCGTGGGCCAATATCTGCCCTACTATATTTGTGACGGCTCGGTTTCTTATCCCGGCGGTGCGCCGTCCGGAACCTGTCAGGCGCCCAATCTGCGGGTAGACTCTCGTACGGAAACGGAAGTGATGACGCATGAGCTGCGTTTCAACACGCCGGCCGACTATCCGCTACGTCTGACCGCAGGCGGCTTCTACAGCGATCTGGAATTGCTGGAGCGCAATGACTTTGTCTATCCTGGCAGCACCGCGATTGATCTGTTCGGCGGCTCTTTCCCTCCGAACTTTTCGCAGCCGGACGCCTTCAGTACGGACACGAGCGCCTATCCGGCCGGCGTGATATTCCGTAACGACGTGCGCCGGACCGACAAGCAGTTCGGTCTGTTTGGCGAAGCGACTTATGATATTTCGGATCAGTTCGCGGTCACGCTGGGCGCGCGCTATTATGATGTCGAAGTTGATCTGGAAGGGAGTGCAAACTCGTCTTTCTGCAATTCCAGCGGCGTCGACGAAAATGCCTTTGGCACCAATATCAGCGATCTCTATGACGGTGATGGCAGCTATACATTTATCGGCACGTGCAATGACGCCCTGCGTCAGACCTTTACCGAAGGGCAAACGGTTGCCGACATCCAGGCCGCCGGATTGAGTCTGTCACAGGCACAGCAGGTGTTCAACGCGCTGAGTGCGCCGGACAAGGCGGCAACGGACGGCTTTATTTTTAAGGCCAATCTGACTTGGACGCCAACCGATGACTTGCTGTTTTATGCAACCTATTCGGAAGGCTTCCGGCCAGGACTGCTGAACCGACCGGGCGGCGCCCAGAGCCCGAACGGCTTTACCGTTCCATTCGCGCTGGAAACCGATGATGTCACCAATTACGAAATTGGCTGGAAGACGTCGCTGTTCGACAATCAGTTGCGATTCAACGGCAGTGCGTTCTTTGTCGATGTTCAGAATTTGCAGACCACGATCTTCGATACCAGTATCGTCAATCTGTTCTTCTCGGACAATGCGGCGAATGCAGAGATCAAGGGGATTGAGGCGGATGTCACGATCGCACCTTATTCCATCGACGGTCTGACGGTCAGTGCGGCCTTCTCGATTCTGGATACGGAAATCACCGATGTCCTGACTCCGACGAATGACGTAATCGCAGGACGCAGTCTCGCTTATGCACCGAGTTTCCAGGGCAATATGCGGGCACGCTATGAATGGGACGTGTTTGGTGACTGGACGGCGCATATCCAGCCACAGGTCACGCATTCTGCATCGTCCGCAACCGACATTATCGAGATCAACCGGATTACGCTGGACAGCTGGACGACCTTCGGGCTGTCGGCGGGTCTGACGGATGACAGTTGGTCGTTCGAGATATTTGGCGAGAATTTAACCGACAAGCGGGCCGAGATCAGCGGCAGTTTCGTTTATGATCGGGCACGGATTACCGTGAACCGTCCGCTGACCGTTGGTGCACGTTTTTCCTTCGCCTATTAA
- a CDS encoding MFS transporter translates to MTSRLIPLSALLLGSLFLLIAGGINGLILPLRGSIEGFSAFSLGLLGTGWAAGYVFGCLYTPLLVSRVGHIRVFGTLAALAAIAILLSAMFPTPWTWIPLRAVSGFCFAGTAMIVESWLNEEVDSSIRGRVFGTYTMINLVGTTGGQLVLIGADVSTAWFFMLAAIFYCLALIPTTISSNRAPSPLFEVKLNVPQLWRNSPVAVFAVLMIGISNGSFAALAPVYGNNIGLDVTTIVLFCSLPILAGAMSQIPVGRMSDRSDRRKVLVFLALAAAAADAAFIFMRPDSGSANLLIGALLGAAIFAMYPIVVAHANDHADPGQFIQTSGGLLMVFGIGSIAGPFIAGIALTAFGPAALFSTLLVAHVLIILFAMLRIWRREQVDSEDKASFQTVPFARNSTPETEVLADRDNQP, encoded by the coding sequence ATGACATCCAGGCTTATACCTCTCAGCGCCCTGTTGCTCGGCTCTCTGTTTCTGCTGATTGCTGGCGGAATCAATGGCCTGATCCTGCCGTTGCGCGGCTCGATAGAGGGTTTTAGCGCCTTTTCCCTTGGCCTGCTCGGTACCGGCTGGGCCGCGGGCTATGTATTCGGCTGTCTCTATACGCCCTTGCTGGTATCCCGGGTCGGGCATATCCGGGTCTTTGGAACTCTCGCCGCATTGGCGGCGATCGCAATTTTATTGTCGGCCATGTTCCCGACCCCATGGACATGGATCCCATTGAGAGCGGTGTCGGGATTCTGTTTTGCCGGCACGGCGATGATCGTTGAGAGCTGGCTGAACGAGGAAGTGGATTCCTCTATCCGTGGCCGCGTGTTCGGAACCTATACCATGATCAATCTCGTCGGTACAACGGGAGGCCAGTTGGTCCTGATCGGCGCGGACGTGTCCACAGCATGGTTTTTCATGCTGGCGGCCATATTTTACTGCCTGGCCCTGATACCGACGACGATCAGCTCCAACCGAGCCCCGTCGCCATTGTTCGAGGTCAAGCTCAACGTCCCGCAGCTTTGGCGCAATTCCCCGGTCGCTGTGTTCGCCGTGCTGATGATCGGAATCTCCAACGGCAGCTTTGCTGCCCTGGCACCGGTATATGGCAATAATATCGGGCTGGATGTGACGACGATCGTGCTTTTTTGCAGTCTGCCCATTCTTGCCGGCGCGATGTCGCAGATCCCGGTCGGCCGTATGTCCGATCGTTCTGACCGGAGGAAGGTCCTGGTCTTTCTGGCGTTGGCGGCCGCTGCTGCCGACGCCGCCTTCATATTCATGCGGCCTGATTCCGGCTCGGCCAATCTCTTGATTGGTGCATTGCTGGGTGCGGCGATTTTTGCAATGTATCCGATCGTGGTGGCGCATGCCAATGACCATGCGGATCCCGGACAGTTTATCCAGACCAGCGGCGGGTTGCTGATGGTGTTCGGGATCGGTTCGATAGCCGGACCGTTTATCGCCGGCATCGCCTTGACCGCATTCGGACCAGCAGCATTATTCTCAACCCTTCTGGTGGCACATGTGCTGATAATACTGTTCGCCATGCTGCGCATCTGGCGGCGGGAACAGGTGGATTCCGAAGACAAGGCGAGCTTTCAGACCGTACCGTTTGCGCGAAACAGCACGCCGGAAACCGAAGTGCTTGCCGACCGCGACAACCAGCCGTGA
- a CDS encoding DUF6481 family protein — MAAKAKQAALKKLKEKPQLSDEVLAERKAAQLAREEKQAAASEAKRAAFEQAKAERKAAKEKAKPKLALGLTEAEKKAARDERYANRKKRRK, encoded by the coding sequence ATGGCTGCCAAAGCCAAGCAGGCGGCGCTGAAGAAGCTGAAGGAAAAACCGCAGCTCAGCGATGAGGTCCTTGCCGAGCGCAAGGCCGCCCAGCTTGCACGCGAAGAAAAGCAGGCTGCGGCAAGCGAAGCCAAGCGCGCGGCCTTTGAACAGGCGAAGGCGGAGCGCAAGGCGGCAAAAGAGAAGGCCAAGCCCAAGCTGGCGCTCGGACTGACGGAAGCGGAAAAGAAAGCCGCTCGCGACGAGCGCTATGCCAATCGGAAAAAGCGCCGGAAGTAG
- a CDS encoding TonB-dependent receptor plug domain-containing protein, producing MYKFRTIATLLASSAYSIAAPALAAEDREIIVTATGIEQDIEDTGVAISVIDEAEIRDQQIISVSDILQELPGVNVTQSGGLGSQSSVRIRGAESDQTLVLINGIRVNDPSSPDGAFDFGNLLAGNIERIEVLRGASGVTWGSQAVGGVVNITTKAPSDDLTLFAQGEYGAQDTVRLVSNASGKIGPVGLSIGGGYVRTDGISTYSGGSERDGYRQYSASGQLQVELTDAIRLEASGYYADSRVDNDSVFPPFSSDSDQFSLAEEIYGNAAIVAQALDGRLQNRLAFSISDINRDIINPSFTSLPRGRTERFEYRGDFAVIEQLRLVFGAETEDSRYRNSGVTDSTGIDSLYFQAVVKPLDGLVVTGGIRHDDHEDFGGNTSLSANLSYRTSDRGPTIRASYAEGFRAPSLIDLDDRPFGFGTPDLVPETAKSYEIGVDQSLIGNAVQLSVTVFQRDTKNQIAFAACPVAPDPAPEVCTNGSRPFGTTLNIESNRTKGVEAILSIAPVERLRFDANYTWLDTENRSTGANHGNELARRPASSLYFNTSYETAFGLNLGADMQMVGDSFDDLANNRRIDGYILAGARASIAVTDAFEVFGRIDNLFDVTYETATDFGSPGRSAYIGARARF from the coding sequence ATGTATAAATTCCGAACCATAGCCACGCTTTTGGCGTCTTCCGCCTATTCTATTGCCGCGCCGGCGCTGGCCGCAGAGGATCGCGAGATCATTGTTACGGCCACCGGTATCGAGCAGGATATAGAGGATACCGGCGTCGCCATATCGGTGATTGATGAAGCGGAGATTCGCGACCAGCAGATCATCTCGGTCTCCGATATCCTCCAGGAACTGCCAGGCGTCAATGTCACCCAGAGCGGTGGCCTTGGAAGCCAGTCTTCGGTGCGGATCCGTGGCGCAGAGAGCGACCAGACGCTGGTGCTGATCAACGGTATCCGCGTCAATGACCCGTCGTCGCCCGATGGCGCCTTCGATTTCGGCAATCTTCTGGCAGGCAATATCGAACGGATCGAAGTGCTGCGCGGCGCGAGCGGTGTCACCTGGGGCAGCCAGGCGGTCGGTGGCGTGGTCAACATCACCACCAAAGCGCCAAGTGATGATCTCACTCTGTTTGCACAGGGCGAATATGGCGCGCAGGACACGGTGCGGCTGGTCAGCAATGCTTCCGGCAAGATCGGCCCGGTCGGCCTGAGCATCGGCGGCGGTTATGTCCGCACCGACGGTATCAGCACCTATTCCGGCGGATCCGAACGCGACGGCTATCGCCAATATTCGGCATCCGGGCAATTGCAGGTCGAGCTGACCGATGCGATCCGCCTCGAAGCGAGCGGCTATTATGCCGACAGCCGGGTCGACAATGACAGCGTTTTCCCGCCGTTCAGTTCGGATAGTGACCAGTTTTCTCTGGCAGAGGAAATTTACGGCAATGCCGCGATAGTCGCGCAGGCCCTTGACGGTCGCTTGCAGAACCGGCTGGCGTTCAGCATTTCCGACATCAACCGCGACATCATCAATCCGTCCTTCACTTCGCTCCCCAGAGGGCGCACCGAACGGTTCGAATATCGGGGCGATTTCGCGGTGATCGAACAATTGCGCCTGGTCTTCGGCGCCGAGACCGAGGACAGCCGCTACAGGAACAGCGGCGTGACCGACTCCACCGGCATCGACTCGCTCTACTTCCAGGCTGTCGTCAAGCCGCTGGACGGATTGGTCGTGACCGGTGGCATCCGGCACGACGATCATGAGGATTTCGGTGGCAACACCAGCCTTTCGGCCAATCTGTCCTATCGCACGAGTGATCGCGGTCCGACCATTCGGGCCAGCTATGCCGAGGGTTTCCGGGCTCCGTCGCTGATCGACCTCGACGATCGGCCGTTCGGCTTTGGCACGCCCGATCTGGTACCCGAGACAGCCAAATCCTACGAGATTGGCGTGGACCAGTCGCTGATCGGAAATGCGGTTCAACTGTCGGTGACTGTGTTCCAGCGCGACACAAAGAACCAGATCGCCTTTGCGGCCTGCCCGGTGGCGCCGGACCCCGCTCCCGAAGTCTGCACCAACGGCAGCCGTCCCTTTGGCACGACGCTGAATATCGAGAGCAACCGGACGAAGGGCGTCGAGGCCATATTATCGATTGCCCCGGTGGAAAGACTGCGCTTTGACGCCAACTATACCTGGCTTGACACCGAAAATCGTTCGACCGGCGCCAATCACGGCAATGAACTGGCGCGTCGTCCCGCCAGCAGCCTCTATTTCAACACCAGCTATGAAACCGCCTTTGGACTGAACCTCGGGGCGGATATGCAGATGGTGGGTGACAGTTTTGACGATCTGGCCAACAATCGTCGCATCGACGGCTATATATTGGCCGGAGCCCGC